tccctctccctctccctctccctctccctctccctctccctctctccctctccctctccctctccctctccctctccctctccctctcccccctccccctctcccccctctctcccctcttccccctctccccctctccccctctccccctctcccccctctccctcctctcccccctctcccccctctccccctctcccaccctcccctctcctcccctcttctcccctctcctcccctctcccctctccctctcccctctcccctctccctctcccctctcctcccctctcccctctcctcccctctcccctctcctcccctctcctcccttctcccctctcccctctcccctctcccctctcccctctcccctctcccctctcccctctcccctctcctccccctcccctctcctcccctctcctcccctctcctcccctctcctcccctctcctcccctctcctcccctctcccctctcccctcttccctctcccctctccctctccctctccctctctctctctcacacacacaccctgttaaGTATGTGTCTCTGGGTAAATCCAATATGAACATCAGTCAGATGATGACATTTCTCCGCTGTAGGAACCTTAAGAAGCAAAGGTTATAATTTGTAGGTTGCAGAGCTTGTTGGTACAACCACGTTTGGATACCTGCTCATTAACAGCTACTAAAGCTGAACTTACGACTATCCTAAGTATTTCCACGCTGTATTTTTTCTATACATGTTTAATAGTAGTCCTAAATCAGAAAAATGTCCATCACTAGTGGAGTGGACAAATGACGACATACTAAATCATGCAATGGCTATTTCACAGACACAATTTGAAGGAAACACTCAAGCAGAAAGGACAACCATAACCCATAACACTTGAAattgggagaggagggagaagaaaggggaagccATGACATACTTTCTCACTGTTCCATTGACTAGTCTGAATAGATACTAATTACAAGGGTCTGCCAAGTGTTTGAAAACCCATCCAGCTTTCTACTTGTGTCTTATACACCGTTCTGCATGTATTTAGAATACAATAACACAGGGTGACTTGGAAagtatactttttattatttggggGATCCCCCTTCATAGTTTGCAATCCTAGTTTTCCTGCCCTAAAGCAGCAAAGGAAAGTGTCTGTAAATTTTAACTGTAAATAAATTATAGTATGCACCTCACAGGATATAAGCTCAGTAATGGAAAATGGCGTTCCATTCTAAAGGAACTGCCTCTTCTTATGTGTCGTATACTCAGTATGCCCTATTGTGGTCCAGTCTTACATCCAAGGAAAAGGATAATGCTATATAACTTTTACTAAAAGATGTAAAGAAACATCAGTTCATTCTAGATAGGCACCTATACAGGGGGAAAGGGGATTCAATTCTAGCTTAATGAACCAATGTGCTTGCTTACAGACGTATGGATGAAAAGTTACTTATGTGAATGAATATCAGTGGGTTAGAAACGAATGGATGATAGAAAAGTACACCCCTGCATGAGCATTGACTCAAGAAAGCATCATCTTTCAAACACCCTGCCCAACTTGCTGGCAAGCTGGCTGGTGGACAGCCTCCTCTCCCCAGCAATTGCTAACTGCTTATGTAACATTGGGGAAATGCTTTAGGAATCTTGGGCTTTCAGGagcttaagtttttttttatttctagagaCTTGTAGGTTTCttttacttcctgagtcttacAGAGTCTACCTCTATGAAGGAAGGGTTTAGTTTGTAGGAAGTAGCTGCATGGCAGAAGCTCAGGGAAGGAAAATGGTTTGCTGGAGAAAGCCTGGTTGGCCAGCAGCTAGAGCAGGCCTGACTTCAACTGTAAGGTCTGTGTTCTCTTCATAGGGTCTGTCTTCGGGACTAGGGCTGCCTTTGGAAGCAAAGGTTCTCATCTTCTTCCCCAAGCCTTCCAACTTTATCTGACTAACAGCCTGATCCAGGGGCAGGTCCTCACACTGAAATTCTCCACACAACCAACCATGAGGCTGACCTggttttgttctctcatcttcttGATTTAGCTCATTTCTTCAGAGGCAGTTTCCCCTTCATTGTTTGCTCCTTGTTAGAGATATGTTTCAGGTAGCAAGAAAGAGATAACCACTCCAACTGAAGTGTCTGGACAAGGCAAACTTCACTCTTGATCAAGAAGACGCACTAGGAAGAGTGAACACACTAAGGTAGAAAGTACATTTGATTTTTGTTCTCAGTCAAGTGGTGGCTATGTCTTTTCCCCATTGGCTGGTGTACTGGCTGATTCTGTGTGTCAACTTcacataagctaaagtcatcgCAGAGAAAGGAGCACCAGTTGAGAAATGcccccatgagatccagctgtatggcattttctcaattagtgctCAATGGGAGAAGGTccagccctgggctggtagtcctggattctataagaagaCAGGCTGAACCAgggaaaagcaagccagtaaacagcatccactgtggcttctgtatcagcttctgcctccagggtccagccgtccttgagtttctgtcctgatttcctccaACGATGAATTATGatctggaaatgtaagccaaatataccctttcctccccaacttgctttttggtcatagatttttttttttttatcacagcacaAAACTCTAAGATAGCTGGGGGTCTGACATCACAATCTTATTCAATTGGTCAGTCTGAAAAGAATTGGTTTATaagccagcactcagaaggcagaggcaggtggatctctgagttctaggccagcctggtctacagagtgagtcccagggctATCTAGTGAAGTGGAAACTAAAGAgatctttggaaagtcagttgtgttgaatGGTGCTTTTCTGGGGTAAACACACGAAGgagtgtttcactgaagcagacacaggtgaaagaccaAGGCAGACTAGTGAAGAAGGAACATTTCACGGAAGCAGACGCACATGGAAAGATGTTctactaaagcaagcacatggaaggacacgtgatgaaggactctttgctaacaacacacacatatattggcCTGTCTTACATGGTAGAGTTGAGctacatttgtcaggactccatagagagaaaggtaccaaaaacttctggtggtgtgccaaggtttcttgctgcttcctcggatctggctgattggcagagcGAAGTCAGCTGAAACAAACGCACATGCaaaggcaagacctgtggaggacacgtgatgtttggagggcgTGTAGAAAGGACTCAACAGACCCTCCTGATGACTCAAGCCTAGGCTGAGGCCTGACTGTCTCTTCTAGACAGTGCCACTGCTGCTACTAACCCAACGCTGCCAAACTGAATTGCTAGTATATCCAAAAAGTGTTTGGgggtggattgagctgctgctgctgatctgTGAACTcaggatttgctccaaagaaccatgtctaaacaggtccacttcccccatattctttcttttctactacctggtgggtgatgggctagaagggaggttaaagcatttgagaactatcattaaaaataaggtttttttttttaaaaattaaagttacaactcaacaaaacaaaaattaaaaacagagggGAAGGGGTCACTGCTCCAAGGACAAGAAGACCACTACTCTATTTGAATCCCTTGTCCTAAACACACATTTTATAGTATTTGATAGAAAAGAACCATATTTGATATTTCTTACATCCCAGTCCCAAATGATGTGGCCTGAAATTCAACCTCTTTCTAGATGAATGGCCATCCTCACAACCAAAGGCCCTCCTGTTTCCCTTCCGTTGGGCTTTCTGTGACTTCTGACAGAGATCCCCACTGGGCTCCCGTCTTCCTTACCTCAACCCCAGCCACGCAGTGATCCACACTGCAACTTCCTACCAGGTACCCAGGCTCCGGGTGTTCTGGACTCCAGCTCATCCACCCGGACCCCATGGTCTGTCTTCACTGAAGTAGGGGGCCCCTAAGACAGCTCCATCCACGCCTCACATTGGTCAGGCCCCCAGtggttctcccctcccccaccccgcatgcggcttcccctcccccacgtacccccgcacacacacacaccccagtccTGTGCTCAGGCTCAGGCGGGCTCCCAGGTCCCGCAGGTCGCCTGACAGGAGGCCGAGATGGTGCCCACCCGCAGCCAGCAAAGGCCAGATGGACCTCGCTTGATCTATGTGACCCGCTTCGCCTCGCACCGCCATGGCGTGTGGCAGTTGAGGGGCCTCCGAGGTTTCGGCCATCGAGGCCCAGGGCTCGGGGCCCACTGCGCCCTAAAGCAAGCAGCGGAGGAGCCCGGGCTCCCGGGAGGAGAGCGGCCCACCGGCTCCCAGGCCGGGGTCACCGACACCCCGGATTCAGCCTCTTTCCAGCGGAGGTCGAGAGAGCCCAGGGGCCGGGGACAAGCAGCGCGAGCAGGTGGCGCGGCAGCGGGAGGGATCATCCTGACAGCGGCCTGGGGCTGACGGGGCAGCTCCGACGCCATCTTGCGCGCGGCTCCCGTCACCCAGGCCTCGTGTCAGCCTTCGTGTCAGCCTTCGTGTCAGTCTGCCTGTTGGTCTTTGTCTCAACCTTTGCGTCTGCCAgtctttctgtctgccttcttGTCAGCCTTGGCGTCATTTTCCTCTTAGCCTTTCCTGTCAGCACTCCAGTCAGTAGGCAGCCAGGCTCCTCTCTCCTGCCAGCCTGTGTTGGAGCCATAAGCTTAGGAGAATCCCTTTAACTCACTTAATGGGGTGGCCTGCAAAAGGGCTGCAGGACATTTAAGACAACCCAGAGACCTGAGAGAAGTTCTTGGATGTAGCTACTTCAGTCCCTCAGAGAAATGGGCGCGCTTGTTGGTTATTTTCACTGACATTTACTGAAATTGCTAATtaaaggagctagagagatggctcaatgggttaagagcactagttatTCTTCCAAATGAGGtaggtttggtcctcagcacccacttataagtgattgtaattccagttccaggagatatgatgccctgttctggcctcctctggcatCAGGCATCCAAGAGCTGcacaagcaacacacacatacacatacaataaaataaaaaataaattgcttattactatatatatatatatatatatatgtatcataataTCTTAAAAGATGTTGAAGCGTCCTATTAAAACACAGAAGATCTGAAGATATTCTATTTGTTCAATATACCTTTGagtcttttacttttaattaaaaaaaaactgtattcaCCTGATGGcccatgctttaatcccagcactaaggaggcagagtcagacagatccatgagtttgaggctagcctggtctacagagcaagttccaggacagcgaggacaacacagaaacactgtcttaaacTATTCACCATAGATTTTGCATAAATCTAGGTAACTTTATTCCCTGGTATTTAATCTTTCCTATTGTAAGTGGGGTTCCTTACTACATAATGTGCTAGAAATATATGTGATTCCCGTCACTTAAAATCTTTAGCAAGGACTagtttatgtgtgttttaaagaagtTTGCAAAATTGCAAACTTCATACTTCACAACCAAGGTTAGAATATTGCAGTCATCTCAAAATGCTCATCTTTGGAGGACGCAGCCTTCTACCTTATACTTTTCAATGCAACTTATTTTAATGAGCTTTCATTAACAATGTATCCAGTTCATCCAGTTGTACATAAGTTAATAGTGCTTACATGTCCACAGAGTTGTGGAACCATCCTTACCATCCATTTTTGCATAACTGTAACatcacagagaaactttgtaaCCCTTCACAGGCATCATGGCCCCTCACCATTGCCTCTGCTACACCACTAATCTTAGCCCTCCACAAGTGCTAGTCTGCATTGTCTCCATAGATCTATCTGGTTTGGACTTATCTAGATAGAATCTATATGTGGGCTTCTCTTCCTCAGGCCTATTCTTTTTTCATGATAATTGTAGATCCTCTTGATTCCAATTCGCTGACTGACTAATGTAGTTAGCTCCATCACTGATTCTcagaattttcatatattttctagGTATAtgttatttgtgggttttttgtttttaagacacgatctcactgtgtatcttcagctggcctggaactcaatgtgtatacaaggctgaccttgaactcacaaaaatctgcctgcctctacctcccaagtgctgagattaaaggtgtgtacaaccaTCCCCAGCTGGCATATGCCACTAGCAAACAGGGATAATCTTATTTCCCTTCTATTCATTCTTATGTCTACCATAATCTTTTTGTCCAGTTATACTGGCTAATACCTCTAGTGCAGGGTGGATGCTGTAGAGATAATGGACACCTTACCTTGTTCTTATTCTTAGGAGAAATGCCTCTGGTGTTTCACCATGAAATAAAGTACTGGTTTTAGGACTAAGACTATATATACATTAAGAGTATGAAAAAGtatctctttttatttccttcagtagtttttatttattatgaataggctttaaattttgtcaaaggcttagTATGATCTATGGAgataattttttcttagaattagtAATGTATAGTGTGATATAAATAGGTTTCCAAATACTGAATCAACCTTACAGTGTTGAAATAGTTTTCTCTTGCTTGTGTtgtattgttttttaatataGTGGCAGCTTTAATAATAGTTGCTTTAGAATGTTTTATTGATGTTCATGAGATGTAGTGACCTGTACTTTTTCTTCGTGTTTCTTTACTTGATTTAGATTTTGAAGTTAGacttatttcataaaaataattgagagtttttccttccttttctgtgttCAAGAATAATTTATGGAAAATTGAAACTATGTGGCTAGAAAGGTTTGATAAAATTCTCAGGCAAACCATCTGGATCTCAGTCTTTTGTGGGATAATTTCTTAATAATATTCTCTGTGCTATAGAAACTAGTCTGTTTATGCTTTCCAGGAGGTCAGTTTTGGCAGCATGTACTTCCTTAGCAATTAAACACATCTCCATCTCCAAATGTGTTTCCACTGAGGTCTGCAAAGTgttgctttaattttaaaagttcaccTATGCTTTAATGGTCAGTCCACTCTTAAtaatttgtgtctgtgttttgtgtgtgtgggcatgtactTTCTCCCTTTGTATTGATGacattactattttatttttaaagaaaggttttGATGTATTACTTAAGCTTTTATTCTAGTTTCTTCCCCATTAATGCCAACTTCTTAGCTGtattctctttcctgtgctttcctttggtgtactttttcttttttatactaaaatttaggcatttgttttattttttaataattttaaaatgtatttcaattttttcttacagatatttattgtatattgaaCATACTACTTCCCACCCCTCATCCAGTTCCTTTCTATTCTCCTTTTGACCCTTCATTTATTCTCTTAGACAATTTTACTTCTTCATTTAATCTACACACATCTGATTTTATGTGACTGTATAAAATCTAGGAATGACAAGTGAAAGAATATGGAATACTCGCCTTTCTGAGACTTGCTTGATATGATTGTGTCCAGTTGATCTCATTTCCCTGAAGACAACATCATTTAATTCTTTacagattaaaaatatatttctctgtggacaccaaGGATCTTTCCATAACTTAGTTATGTGAATACTGTTGCATTAACATTGATGTACAAGTGTCTCCATGATATGTTAACTTGGATTTTCTGTGTAAATACTCAGGAGACATATAGCTGGGCTACATGatagatctattttttttaattttctgaggaacctgtATACTGATTTCCACAGGATTTGAACTAGGTTACATTCCCACCAGCCATGTATAAAGATCAGGATTCCCTTTGTCTACATCTGTACCAGAGTTTATGTTatatctgtttatctgtctgtctgtctgtctgtctgtctatctacctttctatcatctgtctttatttctgtctgtctacctatcatctatttatctatcatcattTATCATCATCTAACTAttatttatctgtcatctatcaatcatctatatctgtctgtctgtctgtctgtctgtctgtctgtctgtctatctgtttatTGCGTGTGTGTCAGATATGTGTGTGGGTTAGGGaaaaacttgtgggagtcagttctctcagtCCTTCAGCCTGTGGGTCTCAGAGATCAAACTTTGTTAGGTTTGGCAGCAAGGGGTCTTTACCTTCTGGACCATCTTGCCAACCCCTATTGCTTTCTTAATGACTGACATTCAGACTAGGGTAATATGTAATGTCAATGTGATTTTAATTGGACTTCCTAGGTGACTGGTGAGGTTAAGCAGTTTTTCATGGTTACTGatgatttctatttctttcttttgaattctCTATCCCTTtcatcagttattttttttttgggaggaGGAGGTTACTGGTTAGTTTtctagttctttgtatattctactTATTAATCTTTCAGATGTGTGGCTCCAATTTTCTCTAGTCTGTGGGCTCTCTCTTTACCCAACTATTCCCTTTGTTACACAGATTTTTATTTCACGAGATCTTGTTAGTTGTTGACCTTATTTCCTTGGCAACCGGGAACTTGCCAATACCTGTATCTTAAAGTATTTTCTATACTTTTTCCAGCTTCAGATCCTACATTAAGGTCTCTCTATCCCAACAGCAATtggagttggtttttgtttggtgtaAGAAATGGGGAGTAGTTTCTTTCTGGTACATGTGGTTATCCAGATTCTCCAGAACCATTTGTAGATGGGGGTTGCTTTTCTCCAatgctgtttttttctctttgtcaaaACTCAGTGGCTAGCTGTGTTGGTTTCTATCTGGACTTCTTATTCTGTTCCACAGTTTTACATGCCTTCAGTCCATGTGGCTTCTGTTACTGTGACGACCATGGGACTTTGACCTGACATTGGGCATATTGATCCTATCAGCATTACTCTTTTGTTCAGGATTGCCTTGACCCTTCTGAATACTTTGTGCTTTCAAATgagttttaatattattttctacttCTGTAAAGAATATCACTGGAATTTTTAACAGGGTTGTGTTGAATATGTAGATTGGAAATCAGgcatttcatttactttttaaaatcaggaaGTATTTAGtatgatgaatttttaaaatgcttttagaaCCTCCCACACATCTCAATATGTAATTCTCCACTGTCAATTTTAACATGTTctataatttcattgtgtctgttCATATTACACTGATACTGCTTAAcatattttaaaggttttaaatACTGGGACCATCatattctttggttttgttatattttctagttttatcccaTCACAGTCAGAAAATGATAGTCCTAATGTCTCTACTGTCTTGCATGTTACTGCTGCTTCCTTTGTAACTCAATTCGTGacctttcctcattcccctaTTCCAGAAACGATGCCAGAAAGACTTTCCTCCAGAAGTCTGGATCCTCTTTATCTGAGTCTGTCTGATTCCAACTGCTTGCTTGTTACACTGTGTGGGATTTGGTCCTTTAAATTATATACTTAAAACGTCGCTGCACTTCATGTTCTGATCtgccttcttatttatttatttagtattttcagATACCGATGGATTTAATTTAGCTTTGTAGCTGATAAGAGGCTGGAAAACAGCTTCAAGGCAGTAGCCGTAGTCCAGTAGAAATGGAAAGGCCAGAATTAAAGCTGTGGAGGCAAATGGGCAGAACTGATAACCaattggaagagaggaggaagagttgAGGCTAAGTCTGTCATATTTGTACTGGCTGCTGTGTGAATAGCAAAGCTATTAACTCTCATGACCTCCTTGCTGAGCTTGTAAAACCAGGAATACAGTCAAGGGTGCCCTGAGACAGACATGCACCTAAACTAAACCAAAGAGTACTCAGTCCTGGCTATATTTGATATTAAATAGATATTTATTAAATGCCTATGGctaattaaaatggtttattcATCCATTTAACAAGATCTAACATATACCATGATATAAACGTTAGGTCAAATGCTAACAGCAAGATGGATCAGGAGACTATTGTGTACTCAAAGGATTTCCATGTGAGTAATGAGTATTCAAGTCAGTACTTGTGGGTGCTATAGAGAGACCTGAGACGGGCATTGATAACAAGTTCAGGGACAGAAAGGGGCAGGATGGGAAATCAAAAGAACAAAGATAGAGAAATGTCTGCTGAGATGGGAGAGATTATCAAGACCTCTGGCTTGGAAGTCAGAAAGACAATCATGGCTCTGTTAATTACCAGAAATATACTGTTGCCCATTTTAGTTATCCAGTCTGATTCTTAACTTTATCACCTCTCAAGGAGGGATGATGGTTGCTGGCTGCATCAGGGGATGCTGTAAAGAGCAAATGAATTGGCAACTGCAGAGCACCTAATGTGGTATTTGGCATGGACTAAGCACGCAGGAAATGCTGGCACATTGAGCCCAGATGGCTTAAAGGAACAAGAATGGCTAGCAAGATGTACTAAACGTTTactgcatgaatgaatgaatgaatgaatgaatgaataacaaGTTTATTAAATCATAgtgttattttcattgctataacCCCTAAAGGTGTTTAATTAGTGGAATGTTGTTACCAAAGACAAATGTCTTATGAAAGTTAGGCTGGTAAGCCATCCTAAGATGTTCTGGTGTTTAGAAAGCCAAGAGACAAGCATCAGGCAGATCTAACATTTCAAGCATGGCTAACGGGTCAGGCTGGTTTCCCCCTCACTATGCTTAGGAGATAGACCAATGTTGTAAACGATTAAAGATGAAGAATACTACTGTGGAGTTGTGTGAACGGATACTATGGGCATGGTGAATAGATTTAGGGGTAACAGAGTCGGGAAGGCTTCATGGTAGAGAAACCTATTTGAGATTTTCCCCATGAGGCTGAAATAGGATCAGATTACAGGTGGGAAAATGTACGAGCAAATTGTTGAGGACAGATGATTGCAGTGACCAGGAAGAACTGCAGGTACAGCTCGATAGGGTCAGAGCATGGGTGACAAGAACCAGGAGAAGGTCTGAAGCAGAAATTGGGACTAAATCCCTGGAGAGCCAGATGTTGGTGCCCAGTCACAGTATAGGCAGAAATATTTTTGTGTACAAGCATTGTACTTCTTGCTATATTTTTAGATAGACTTCATGGCTCCTGTCTTACTTCAGGGAGTGTAGGTACAGCCTAAGTAGGAACCAGTGGAGTGAGGAGCGCACCCCCCTGAGGCTGTGTGAACTCAAGGGGAGGGGCAGGTAAACAGGAGCAGAGTTCTCACTCTCGAGCTTTCTTCTCCTGTGTGTGCTAGTCTGCTTAGTATGTTCACTTAAATAGGTACGTCTCTCCTCTTAGCTACGTCTCATTAGAACATGATTTGTGTGCACTTTTCTAAAAGAGGAATTAATTACAAGCTAATAACGGCAAAATGTTGCTCAGTTGTAGTAAATAGGTTTCTTGCTAGAAAGTAAGGAAAAGCAACACATCTTGAAGATCTCTAGGTGACATGTGCACAAACTCAGACTTCCTCTGTGGCTGGAAGATTGGAAGAGTTGGCAAGGGAGTGAGTTTCTCACAATGTGACTTAATGATTAAGTTCTTTTACCCAGCGTCTGTACCTCACCCACAATCAGTGGCATGTGCCTGGCAAATTAGCAAATGCCATTTGGGAACACATTTTAGTTAATTCAACAAGTGTAATGTATGATTTACCTAGTATCCTCAAAATAGAAACTGGATTGCCAGAGAGGAAAACACACTTCTCAAGAAAACTGTGAATTTCTGTGACAACCCAGCATGGTTTGTAAATTCCGAGAATATTCTTTGGAAAGCTAACTGTTGCATGTGCAAAGGAAACCCAGATATAGAGTGTCGTATGTCAGGAATGAAGTGAGGAGAGTTAAGGTGGGCAAGCTGAAGACAGGGGAAAGCAGGTAGAAAgggctctgggggtggggggtggggggtggggggtggggggtggggaatgttCATTGTTGTTTTCAACATACTGTTAGCTGAGTGGTAAAGTGGCTTTACCTAGTGATCAGAAATACAATTCTGTGTATGAATTAACATCCCCCAAAGAGCTCAGAAGACACAACTATGGCCACTGTTTTCAggataatactttaaaaaaaatatgtactaaCTTCAAtacctttactttaaaaaaaataggtttaaaCCAGAAAAATGCAGCTAAAGAGTTTGATTTCCCCATACCACTGAATGAAGCCTCCAAACTactgaaggagaggaaaaaggtgtgttgtaaaaagaaaactaaccaTGTTTAAATGTTAGACCTTCCTCTCTAAATACGATATGTGAAAGTGTTCAAGACAGTGAAAGCAATTCTATCGTCTGAATAATTTAATTTTgtgaaatgagaaaatagaaatacCTTGGAAGAAATGGAATTGAGCTTGGAAATATTTAATAACTATGAAGAATAGTCCTGGTATTTGAaggtataaaatacattttaatcaaaTATAACCTGCCAGGGGATATTTCAAAGCATAACCTATATTCCATGGAGTGTAGCTAACTGCTGTGTAGAAAGAGAATCACAGACTTCATAGGAAAGAATTTATCTGCATTGATGTCATATTGCtctttccaaggcaaagaatGTATGTGACTTTTTAGCCAGAAAGATGACAAAGATGAACTTTGAGGCTGAACCCTTCTCACCACTGGTTGCCAAATGTCATGGTAACGAAGGCATTTTAGCACATTCCAAGCAGTGGCTGAGGGAATCTGTGATTGCTGTTGTACTTTAACTAATTTATTTGTGGAGCATGACACATAAATTCATGCTTTTTTGGTGTATAGCTCATACATGGTCTAAAACAGTGCTCAGAGCAGCCTGCCCTGTACCAGATATATCTGAAGGAAGCAGCAGTTGTTCACTGCACTAAGGCCTGCTTccttctgaggagaaaggaacaGTGGCCAGAGCTTACCTCTATCATGTGCCACTCACTGGGGTGAGCGATTTACATATACCATCCAcacctttcttctcattcttcaaTGTGTGAAGATGTTTCTACATAACATTTAAATGCTTGTCAAATGTCAAAGTGccaagtagcaaaaaaaaaaaaaaaaaaaaaaaaaaaaaaagattttgggtCTAGATgtaactatttaattttatagtttttttctatTCTAGTATATTCATAATCTCTAAGGATAAACAGTTACTTCTTacttatatacaaattatatatatatgtattgatattaatgttaaaataatataattaatgtatattaatatacaatataaaatacattgtaaaTAAATCTCTGCTCAGTATGAGCAGAGAAATTGAAATTCAGTATTTTTAGTACCTTTGAAAACTGAATGCAATGGACCCACTTAGTAAAACATTGCaggctgtctttttcttttctggaagcaGCATCATCCAGGACAGCTAA
The nucleotide sequence above comes from Arvicanthis niloticus isolate mArvNil1 chromosome 6, mArvNil1.pat.X, whole genome shotgun sequence. Encoded proteins:
- the C6H5orf47 gene encoding uncharacterized protein C5orf47 homolog; its protein translation is MVPTRSQQRPDGPRLIYVTRFASHRHGVWQLRGLRGFGHRGPGLGAHCALKQAAEEPGLPGGERPTGSQAGVTDTPDSASFQRRSREPRGRGQAARAGLNQKNAAKEFDFPIPLNEASKLLKERKKASVWNKVHQMISRMIAENEKYRHRLKCQNLSSEIRVTTR